TCACCGCAATCCCTGCCGGCTCATCCCAGTGATAACTGAAATCCCTTTTATTGGCAAGCCCCTTCTCCCCCAGCCGCCCCCAGCCGCGGAAATCCCTTTTCACCATTGAGTCCAGTTCATCCTCATAGAGAAATGTGTCAATCAGACCTGAAGCCTTTGCCTGTTCTGCCCGGAAAAGCCCCTGTCCAATCAGACTCTCAACCTGCTCACTTGAAAGATTGCGGCTCTCACTTATCGCAAGCAAAAACTCCTCATAAATGCCCTCAACCAGCGCCTGCAACTGCTCTCTGTTTTCAGCGCTCATTGAATCCTCGGTAAAGGCTTCAACCGCACTTTTGTATTTGCCGTGCCGGTGCGCCTCCACCTTCAAACCCAGTTTTTCCAGAGCGCCTTTGAGAAATGTCGCCTGCGCCGAAACACCGGGGATAATAACACTCCCTAAGGGATGCAAAACAACCCTGTCAGCAGCCGCTGCAAAAAGATAGCCAACCATTCCCAAATCCTGGGCATAAACCCAGACCTGTTTATTCCTCTTTTTCAGATTGATGATGGCGCTCCGTAACTCCTGTGCCTGAGCAAGACCGATATCCTCATTCTTGACCTTCAGCACCACCGCCTTTACTCCCGGCTCCTTTTCCGCCTTTTGCAAAAGCCTCAAGAGGGAATATGTTGTCCTTGCCCTTCTCAAACCAAGAAGGCTGAAACCGGGCTTCTCCTCAACAACCGGCTCCTGCAGGTTTATCTCCAGATACCTCCTGCCCCTGGTAAAAACCTGATGCCTGAACTCCTGGCTCAGGCGCACAATCCCGCCCAATTCCGCCGGTCTCGGCACCCCGCAAAAACCAAGACCGAACCTGCCCAAACTCAGATTGACACCAAGGGCAAAATTAATCTTGTCCTCACCACCGAGCCTCAACCTTGCGGCGATATCAAACCCGGAAACCGGCTCTGCCTGAAAGCCAAAAAATGGCTGCAAAGGGTTAAGATAGCTCTCGGCAAAAACTGTCAAGCGCGGACCAAATGGTCTCACACCCGCGCCCAGACCAACCCTGCCAAAGTCCCGGTTCACACCCTGCCACAATCCGCCTATTGAAAGCCATTTCTTCGGACGCACCATCGCGCCCAAATCCCAGTGAACAACACTGTCTCTCACATAACGGATACCGCCGAAAAACCCATCCTGCCCTATCCCTAAGGCAACACCATAACGCAATGGTCTGGGCTCAATAAAACCTCCTATTGGACCGTTGCTCAAAACAAAACTGTTATTATTAAGAAATGCCTGCGACTGAAAGTTGTAAAGGTAGTAAAACTCCAGACCGCGACCCTTTCCCAGACCCGCAGGATTGGCAAATACCGCCAGACCATCATCGGTTGTGGCGATGGAAAGTGGCAATTGCGGCGTGATACTGAAAAAGACCAGTGAAACCAAAAAATTGCTAATCACCTCTTCCTCTCAACCTGATACTCCTCACATCATCCCAGAACCTCTTCGGCACCGCGACGGTAACAACCGCACACCGGTTCTGCGCCTTGGTATCAAGCACCCTTATCACCCGGGCTGAACAGACCTTTTGCCCGCTCCGGTCAAGACCGAAAACCCGCTCACCAACCTCAGGTCTGGGCAGAAGTTCATAGGGCAGGGTAACGGTCGCCTCCTTTTCCGAATATGCCCAGTTGACAACAAATATCGCCAGACCCGGACAGTGGGAAACACACAAACCGCAACCATTACACCGCTCAAAATCAACCTTGGGTACATCTGTCAGATTGCCCCCAATCGTGATTGCCTTTCTCGGACAGGCATAGGCGCAGGGGTTACAAGGGATATTCTCAACGCACTCAACCACAACCACCGGACCCCTTTTCAGCCGCTCCTGAGGCGGCAAAAGCGCCCTTTCCTTCAGCTCTCTTTTGGAGAGAACGCCTGTCTCTTGAAACTGCTTTATTTTCATAAATTTAAAAACACTGCCAAGACAAACGATTATAGAAAACAAACACCAAAGGTCAAGAGAAAGGTTCAACCCTTTTTATCCTCAGAACTAAGTGTACATAAAATTATACTTTACTCCTTGCCGTTAAAATGCATTATTCATTAAAAATCAACAACTTAACCAAAATCACATTTTTAACGGGGAACCGTACCCTATGCAGAATTGCACCCTCAACACCAAAGTTGCTTCGCTTTTAATTCCAAATGGATTAGACCGTGCGTTACAAACTTGACTTATTAGAAGGTTTAGATTAGGCTATTGGAGTGAGTATCTCCTCCTTTTTTCGCAGCATCACCGAGAGGTTTGTCAATGACATCGCCATTGACCTCGGCACCTCCTCCACCCTGATTTATGTTCGGGGCAAGGGCATCGCCCTGCGCGAGCCCTCAATCGTGGCGGTGGATGAGGCTACCCACACCGTTGTTGCTGTTGGCACCGAGGCAAAAAGGATGTTGGGCAGGACACCTGAGGGGATTCGTGCGGTCAGACCGATGAAGGATGGGGTGATTGCCGACTTCACGATGGTGGAGATGATGCTCAAGAGTTTTATCGGCATGGTCCAGCGCAAGAAGCTCTTTGTCCGTCCACGGGTGATTGTCTGCGTTCCTTCGGGTATAACCGAGGTGGAGAAAAGGGCGGTGCGTGACTCGGTTGAGGCGTCAGGTGCGCGCGAAATCTACCTGGTCTCCGAACCCATTGCTGCGGCAATCGGGGTTGGTCTGCCGGTAGAAGCACCCACCGGCAATATGGTTGTTGACATCGGTGGCGGAACAACCGAGATTGCGGTAGTGGCGCTTTCCGGGGTGGTCAATGCGGCATCAATAAGGGTTGCGGGTGACGAGATGGATGAGGCGATAATCAACTACATCAAAAAGAACTACAACCTAATCATCGGCGAGCAGACCGCGGAAACAATCAAAATTACCATCGGCTCTGCCTATGCCACCGGTACTGAAGAGACAATGGAGGTAAAGGGCAGGGATTTGGTCTCGGGCATTCCCAAAACCATCCACATCACCTCCACCAAGGTGCGGGAGTCACTTGAGGAGCCGGTCTCCCTGATTATTGATGCGGTCCGGCTTGCGCTCGAAAAAACCCCGCCGGAACTGGCCGCAGATATCGTTGACCGGGGGATATATATGTGCGGTGGCGGCTCGCTCTTGCGCGGTCTTGACCTCTTAATCAAGGAGGAAACCAACCTGCCGGTCTATGTTGCCGACAACCCGATTGAAAGCGTTGTCCGTGGTGCCGGCAGGATTTTAGAAAACATCGGTGTCAACGAAAAACTGATACTCCGCACCAAATAGCAGGAAAAAGGTGCTTGAAAAGACCAATCACCAATGCCGGGGAAAAGATTAGGTTCGGTTAAAGACCGCATATCCTGGTCGGTAATCCTTGTCTCCCTTATCAGCCTCTTCCTTCCCGATAATCTCAAACTGACAGTCACCTCTTCCTTGGGAACCGTCTTCCTTTTCCCCTTACGCACCATCTCCTCCTTGAGAACAACCATCGCCACCCTTGGCAGTGAAAACCGCCGCCTCTCCCAGCTTTGCGCTGAACTGGCACTGGAAAATGCTCGCCTGAAATCCCAACTACCCCTTAGAACCTCTCCACCAGCCGCCAAAATCATCCGCGCACCAATCATCGCCCGAGACCTCGGCACCTTGAAAAGGTTTCTGACCGTGAGTCGTGGCACCATTGATGGCATTCAAATCGGCGCGATTGCACTCGCACCTGAAGGTATTGTCGGCAGGGTGATTGCCGTTTCTACTCATCAGGCGCTTGTCCAGACAATCTTTGAACCCGGGTTTCGGGTTGCGGCGATGAACAACCGTACCAGGGATGTAGCGCTGATGAGCCCGACAAGCGAAAACCTCCTCTCCCTTGACTATGTTGCTCCTGATGCCGACTTTCAGCCTGGTGATACGGTTATTACCTCGGGACTGGGCGGCATCTTTCCCAAAGGTCTTGCCATCGGCGTTGTCAAAACCGTTAACAAAAATGAGGATGCCCTTTTCCAGTCTGTCCTTGTTGAACCCTTTGCCCCTATCACCAGGCTGGAACAGGTCTTCATCCTTTCTTTTGATTCCTTCCCCGATCCCTGGCTTGACAATTTGAAACCACAGGAAATCAAGATTCCTGAATAGTATGCGTCCGCTCTTTGCCTTTCTTTTCCTGTACCTGTTGTTCATCATCCAGGCAGGGTTCTTGCCCCAGGGTCCTGACCTTGCCCTCCTTGCCCTTATCGTCTTTGCCCTGCATGAGAACCGGCTCCTTGCCACCATTTTGGGATTTTTTGCTGGGCTGCTCTTTGACCTCGTCACTCCCAACACCTTCGGCATCAAGATGCTTACCTATAGCACAATCGGTTATGGTGTTGCCCTCCTGCACAACCTCTTCTATCGCAGCCCTTGGCAGCCGGTCCTTTTCACCTTTATTGGCATACTGTTCAAAACCGGGCTTGAGAGCCTTGCCGGGACAAGACCGCAACCCCTCACCCTTCTCCTTGCCATCACCATCACCCTCATCTTGAGCCCATTTGCCGAGCCTGGCTTGGCTCGGATTTTCTATAAGGAAAAGGAACGGTGAAAATTAGGTTCAGGCGCCTGACACAGATTGGGATTGCCCTCTTTGCCCTGCTCTTCTTAAGGCTCGGTTACCTTCAGGTCCTCCGCGGTGTTAGATATGCCCGGCTAAGCGACCGCAACCGCATACGAAGAATTGTCTTACCAGCCCCAAGGGGAAAAATCTTCGACCGCAACGGAGTCCTTTTGGCTGACACCAGACCATCCTGGACCGTTGCGGTAATACCAACAGAGACCAATGACAGTGCCCTTACCCTTCTAAGCACCATTCTCAATCAACCGGTTGAGGACATCAAGCGCCGGCTCGAGCCGATTGCCGCTTTTCCGGCACCTGTGAACATCTGCCGGGATGTGCCTTTAAAAACTGTCGCCCAGATTGAGGAGAACAACTTCCGGCTGCCCGGGGTACTCGTGCGTGTTGACCCGGTGCGCAACTACCCTTACAGAAATCTCTACGCCCATTCAATTGGCTATCTGGGCGAAATCACCGAAGAGGAGCTCAGTCGCGACACCAGTTATCGCCGCCTTGACTACATCGGCAAAACCGGCATCGAGGCAAAATACGAGAGGTATCTGCGGGGCAGGGATGGGTTTGAGTTTGTTGAGGTTGATGTCAGAGGCAGGGAAATCGGTCCGCTTTTGGAAAAAAGACCAGAGCCTCCTATTCCTGGCAAAGACATCCATCTGACGATTGACCACCGGCTCCAGAGCCTCGCCTATGAACTTACCGCAAAGTATGAGCGTGCCGCAGTCGTGGGCATTTTAGTCAAAACCGGCGAGGTGCTCTGTCTGGTGTCCCGCCCTGACTTTGACCCCAACATCTTCCTTTCCCCATTAAACGCTGCCCGCTGGGAGTCGCTTGTCTTTAACCCCTCCAAACCATTTTTCAACCGGGCAATATCATCTGGTTATCCGCCCGGCTCAACATTCAAACCGCTTGTTGCCCTCCTGGCACAGGAATTGGGTCTGGTAACACCGCAGACCACCCTTTTACCCTGCAGTGGTGTTTTTCGTTATGGCAACCGGGACTTCAAATGCTGGTCAAGACACGGCAGACTCAACCTCCTGGGTGCGATTGAGCAGTCCTGCAACACCTACTTTTATCAGTTGGGTATGCGGATTCGGGTTGACACCCTTGCCTCATTCTGCGAGCGCTTCGGTCTGGGCAGAACCACCGGGATTGACATTCCTGGAGAGGGAACCGGCAACATCCCCAGCCGTGACTTTCTCAACCGGCGCTACGGCAAAGGCAAATGGACCCAGGGGGTGATGCTCAACTTTGCCATTGGACAGGGCGAAATTCTTTTGACCCCTCTCCAACTTGCCCTTGCCTATGCCGGCATCGCCAACAACGGCTTTTATTACCAGCCGCGGCTCGTCTCCCATATTGACTCTGCGGGCAGAACGATTCTCTGTCCCGGCGGTGAGAGATTTGTTATCCCTCTTCAGCAGGAGGCAATCAATGCGGTTAAACGTGCCCTGACCAGGGTGGTCCTTTACGGCACCGGCAGGGCAGCACAAATCCAGGAGATAACCATTGCGGGCAAGACCGGCACCGCGCAGAACCCGCCCAGACCTGACCATGCCCTGTTTGTTGGCTATGCACCCGCTGAAGAGCCTGAGGTTGTCTTTGCCGTTGTCTGCGAAAATGCCGGACATGGCGGTGCGGTGGCTGCACCCATAGTCAGCGAACTGGTCCGCGCCTATTTCGCCAATAAAACCGGACAATGAAACGGCTTGATTTCACCCTGATTGTTACCCTCATTCTCCTCT
This window of the candidate division WOR-3 bacterium genome carries:
- the sppA gene encoding signal peptide peptidase SppA, translating into MISNFLVSLVFFSITPQLPLSIATTDDGLAVFANPAGLGKGRGLEFYYLYNFQSQAFLNNNSFVLSNGPIGGFIEPRPLRYGVALGIGQDGFFGGIRYVRDSVVHWDLGAMVRPKKWLSIGGLWQGVNRDFGRVGLGAGVRPFGPRLTVFAESYLNPLQPFFGFQAEPVSGFDIAARLRLGGEDKINFALGVNLSLGRFGLGFCGVPRPAELGGIVRLSQEFRHQVFTRGRRYLEINLQEPVVEEKPGFSLLGLRRARTTYSLLRLLQKAEKEPGVKAVVLKVKNEDIGLAQAQELRSAIINLKKRNKQVWVYAQDLGMVGYLFAAAADRVVLHPLGSVIIPGVSAQATFLKGALEKLGLKVEAHRHGKYKSAVEAFTEDSMSAENREQLQALVEGIYEEFLLAISESRNLSSEQVESLIGQGLFRAEQAKASGLIDTFLYEDELDSMVKRDFRGWGRLGEKGLANKRDFSYHWDEPAGIAVIYVNGSIVQGESGTDFLTGERRAGSETVCRAIKEAGKDKRTKGIVLRVDSPGGDGVASDAIWREVNLIREKKPVVVSMGGLAASGGYYVACNGSKIFALPGTITGSIGVFSLRLITEGLYNKLGIRRQVVKKGERADAFGDTRELTPAEDSMFQEQIDWFYQEFVKKVAKGRNLTYEQVDSVAQGRIWLARDAKGLGLIDSLAGFMEAIEHCRERAGLKGDYQVRFYPQARMGIGSLLGERLENIFLDIFRR
- the mrdA gene encoding penicillin-binding protein 2; its protein translation is MKIRFRRLTQIGIALFALLFLRLGYLQVLRGVRYARLSDRNRIRRIVLPAPRGKIFDRNGVLLADTRPSWTVAVIPTETNDSALTLLSTILNQPVEDIKRRLEPIAAFPAPVNICRDVPLKTVAQIEENNFRLPGVLVRVDPVRNYPYRNLYAHSIGYLGEITEEELSRDTSYRRLDYIGKTGIEAKYERYLRGRDGFEFVEVDVRGREIGPLLEKRPEPPIPGKDIHLTIDHRLQSLAYELTAKYERAAVVGILVKTGEVLCLVSRPDFDPNIFLSPLNAARWESLVFNPSKPFFNRAISSGYPPGSTFKPLVALLAQELGLVTPQTTLLPCSGVFRYGNRDFKCWSRHGRLNLLGAIEQSCNTYFYQLGMRIRVDTLASFCERFGLGRTTGIDIPGEGTGNIPSRDFLNRRYGKGKWTQGVMLNFAIGQGEILLTPLQLALAYAGIANNGFYYQPRLVSHIDSAGRTILCPGGERFVIPLQQEAINAVKRALTRVVLYGTGRAAQIQEITIAGKTGTAQNPPRPDHALFVGYAPAEEPEVVFAVVCENAGHGGAVAAPIVSELVRAYFANKTGQ
- a CDS encoding 4Fe-4S binding protein, with product MKIKQFQETGVLSKRELKERALLPPQERLKRGPVVVVECVENIPCNPCAYACPRKAITIGGNLTDVPKVDFERCNGCGLCVSHCPGLAIFVVNWAYSEKEATVTLPYELLPRPEVGERVFGLDRSGQKVCSARVIRVLDTKAQNRCAVVTVAVPKRFWDDVRSIRLRGRGD
- the mreD gene encoding rod shape-determining protein MreD translates to MRPLFAFLFLYLLFIIQAGFLPQGPDLALLALIVFALHENRLLATILGFFAGLLFDLVTPNTFGIKMLTYSTIGYGVALLHNLFYRSPWQPVLFTFIGILFKTGLESLAGTRPQPLTLLLAITITLILSPFAEPGLARIFYKEKER
- a CDS encoding rod shape-determining protein, yielding MSISSFFRSITERFVNDIAIDLGTSSTLIYVRGKGIALREPSIVAVDEATHTVVAVGTEAKRMLGRTPEGIRAVRPMKDGVIADFTMVEMMLKSFIGMVQRKKLFVRPRVIVCVPSGITEVEKRAVRDSVEASGAREIYLVSEPIAAAIGVGLPVEAPTGNMVVDIGGGTTEIAVVALSGVVNAASIRVAGDEMDEAIINYIKKNYNLIIGEQTAETIKITIGSAYATGTEETMEVKGRDLVSGIPKTIHITSTKVRESLEEPVSLIIDAVRLALEKTPPELAADIVDRGIYMCGGGSLLRGLDLLIKEETNLPVYVADNPIESVVRGAGRILENIGVNEKLILRTK
- the mreC gene encoding rod shape-determining protein MreC; this translates as MPGKRLGSVKDRISWSVILVSLISLFLPDNLKLTVTSSLGTVFLFPLRTISSLRTTIATLGSENRRLSQLCAELALENARLKSQLPLRTSPPAAKIIRAPIIARDLGTLKRFLTVSRGTIDGIQIGAIALAPEGIVGRVIAVSTHQALVQTIFEPGFRVAAMNNRTRDVALMSPTSENLLSLDYVAPDADFQPGDTVITSGLGGIFPKGLAIGVVKTVNKNEDALFQSVLVEPFAPITRLEQVFILSFDSFPDPWLDNLKPQEIKIPE